From a single Mesorhizobium shangrilense genomic region:
- a CDS encoding sulfate ABC transporter substrate-binding protein — protein MKRFFLATATLAGLFLASSQAWSADKLLNASYDVGRELFVQVNKAFVAEHPGVTVDQSHAGTSAQARAIAEGLAADVVTFNQVTDVDFLVKKGLVSADWQKDFPDNASPFYSLPSFLVRAGNPKHIKDWNDLVRDDVQVIFPNPKTSGNARYTYLAATAYAKEAFKGDDAKVKEFITKLFNNVPIFDTGGRAATTTFVQREIGDVLITFESETRGIRKEYGDDKFEQVTPSVSLLAEFPVAIVDKVADEHGTRDLAKTYLDFLYTPQGQDILAENGNRVRDAAVAAKYKDQFPDVRLLTVEDVFGGWDKVQKEHFAAGGLLDQAYGSR, from the coding sequence ATGAAGCGATTTTTCCTGGCCACGGCAACCTTGGCCGGCCTCTTCCTGGCATCCTCCCAAGCCTGGTCAGCCGACAAGCTGCTCAACGCATCCTACGATGTCGGCCGTGAACTGTTCGTGCAGGTCAACAAGGCCTTCGTCGCCGAGCATCCTGGCGTCACCGTCGACCAGTCGCATGCCGGGACCTCGGCGCAGGCGCGCGCCATCGCCGAAGGGCTCGCCGCCGACGTCGTCACTTTCAACCAGGTCACCGATGTCGACTTCCTGGTCAAGAAAGGCCTCGTCTCCGCCGACTGGCAAAAGGACTTTCCCGACAACGCCTCGCCCTTCTATTCGCTGCCATCCTTCCTGGTGCGCGCCGGCAATCCCAAGCACATCAAGGATTGGAACGACCTGGTGCGCGACGACGTGCAGGTGATCTTCCCCAACCCCAAGACGTCGGGCAATGCGCGCTACACCTATCTGGCGGCAACCGCCTACGCCAAGGAAGCCTTCAAGGGCGACGATGCCAAGGTGAAGGAGTTCATCACCAAGCTGTTCAACAACGTGCCGATCTTCGACACCGGCGGACGCGCCGCGACCACCACCTTCGTGCAGCGCGAGATCGGCGACGTGCTGATCACCTTCGAGTCCGAGACGCGCGGCATCCGCAAGGAGTATGGCGACGACAAGTTCGAACAGGTCACACCCTCGGTCAGCCTGCTCGCCGAATTCCCGGTGGCGATTGTCGACAAGGTCGCCGACGAGCATGGCACGCGCGATCTCGCCAAGACCTATCTGGACTTCCTCTACACGCCGCAGGGACAGGACATCCTGGCTGAGAATGGCAACCGCGTTCGCGACGCCGCCGTTGCCGCCAAGTACAAGGACCAGTTTCCCGATGTCCGGCTGCTGACGGTCGAAGACGTGTTCGGTGGCTGGGACAAGGTGCAGAAGGAGCATTTTGCCGCCGGCGGCCTGCTCGACCAGGCCTATGGCAGCCGCTGA
- a CDS encoding sulfate ABC transporter substrate-binding protein: MTKPYFKKLLGALVASSVQFGTLGFAFADTTILNVSYDPTRELYKAYDEAFAAHWKAETGETVTIQQSHGGSGAQARAVIDGLDADVVTLALEGDINAIVSKSKKINPDWRTKFENNSAPYTSTIIFLVRKGNPKGIHDWNDLVKDGVQVITPNPKTSGGARWNYLAAWAYANANDGGDEAKTKEFVGKLYANAPVLDTGARGSTVTFAQKGLGDVLIAWENDAYLALDEFGADNFELVYPPTSILAEPPVAIVDANVDAKGTRKVAEAYLGWLYSKEGQTIIAKNHYRPAKPELVAAEDLPKTPAIKLISIDDPLFGGWKKAQPYHFGDGGIFDQIYKPAQ; this comes from the coding sequence ATGACCAAACCTTATTTCAAGAAATTGCTCGGCGCGCTGGTCGCCTCATCTGTCCAGTTCGGCACACTGGGTTTCGCGTTTGCCGACACCACCATCCTCAACGTGTCCTATGACCCGACGCGCGAGCTTTACAAGGCCTATGACGAAGCCTTCGCCGCGCATTGGAAGGCCGAGACCGGTGAGACGGTCACCATACAGCAGTCGCATGGCGGATCGGGCGCCCAGGCCCGCGCGGTGATCGACGGCCTCGATGCCGACGTGGTGACGCTGGCGCTGGAAGGCGACATCAACGCCATCGTTTCGAAGTCGAAGAAGATCAACCCCGACTGGCGCACGAAATTCGAAAACAATTCCGCGCCCTACACCTCGACCATCATCTTCCTCGTCCGCAAGGGCAATCCCAAGGGCATTCATGACTGGAACGACCTGGTCAAGGATGGCGTCCAGGTGATCACGCCGAACCCCAAGACCTCCGGTGGCGCGCGCTGGAACTATCTCGCCGCCTGGGCCTACGCCAACGCCAATGATGGCGGCGACGAGGCCAAGACCAAGGAATTCGTCGGCAAGCTCTACGCCAATGCCCCGGTGCTCGACACGGGCGCGCGCGGCTCGACGGTGACCTTCGCGCAAAAAGGCCTCGGCGACGTGCTGATCGCCTGGGAAAACGATGCCTACCTGGCACTGGATGAATTCGGCGCCGACAATTTCGAGCTCGTCTACCCGCCGACGTCGATCCTGGCCGAGCCGCCGGTGGCGATCGTCGACGCCAATGTCGACGCCAAGGGCACACGCAAGGTCGCCGAAGCCTATCTGGGCTGGCTCTATTCCAAGGAAGGGCAGACGATCATCGCCAAGAACCACTATCGTCCGGCGAAGCCAGAGCTTGTGGCGGCCGAGGATCTTCCTAAAACGCCTGCGATCAAGCTGATCTCCATCGACGATCCGCTCTTTGGCGGCTGGAAGAAGGCGCAGCCTTATCATTTCGGCGACGGTGGTATATTCGACCAGATCTACAAGCCGGCCCAGTAA
- the cysW gene encoding sulfate ABC transporter permease subunit CysW — translation MADPEIKSWEPHHESRSAAVTESRPAQAVLMTIVFAFLGIFLLLPLIIVFHEAFAKGIGAYLQSLGDADTRSAIRLTLLVAAISVPLNIVFGISAAWAIAKFEFKGKAFLTTLIDLPFSVSPVISGLVYVLLFGAQGLLGGWLKAHGIVILFAVPGIVLATVFVTFPFVARELIPLMQEQGNGDEEAALSLGANGWQTFWYVTLPNVKWGLLYGVLLCNARAMGEFGAVSVVSGHIRGLTNTMPLHVEILYNEYNAVGAFAVASLLAGLALVTLVLKTLLEMRYGAELAATRGH, via the coding sequence ATGGCTGACCCCGAAATCAAATCCTGGGAACCGCATCATGAAAGCCGCTCAGCGGCGGTGACCGAGAGCCGGCCGGCGCAAGCCGTGCTGATGACCATCGTCTTTGCCTTCCTTGGCATCTTTCTGCTGCTGCCCCTGATCATCGTCTTCCACGAGGCCTTCGCCAAGGGCATTGGCGCCTATCTGCAGTCGCTGGGCGATGCCGACACCCGCTCGGCCATCCGGCTGACGCTGCTGGTGGCGGCGATCTCGGTGCCGCTCAACATTGTCTTCGGCATCTCCGCCGCCTGGGCGATCGCCAAGTTCGAGTTCAAGGGCAAGGCCTTCCTGACCACGCTGATCGACCTGCCCTTCTCGGTCTCCCCGGTCATTTCCGGCCTCGTCTACGTGCTTCTGTTTGGGGCGCAGGGGCTGCTCGGCGGTTGGCTGAAGGCGCATGGCATCGTCATCCTGTTCGCCGTGCCCGGCATTGTGTTGGCGACCGTCTTCGTCACCTTCCCCTTTGTCGCGCGCGAGCTGATCCCGCTGATGCAGGAACAGGGCAACGGCGATGAGGAAGCAGCACTTTCGCTCGGCGCCAATGGCTGGCAGACTTTCTGGTATGTCACGCTGCCCAACGTCAAATGGGGGCTGCTCTACGGTGTGCTCCTGTGCAACGCGCGCGCCATGGGCGAGTTTGGTGCGGTGTCCGTGGTATCAGGCCATATACGCGGCCTGACCAACACCATGCCGCTGCATGTCGAAATCCTCTACAATGAGTACAACGCGGTTGGCGCCTTCGCTGTGGCTTCGTTGCTTGCGGGCCTGGCGCTCGTCACGTTGGTCTTGAAAACACTTCTCGAGATGCGCTACGGCGCCGAACTCGCCGCGACGCGCGGACACTGA
- a CDS encoding ABC transporter permease — protein sequence MKDWRYWLAEQRGTLLALGIFIVMFIIYTSNHPAGFTANVVQTAANKGVLLAFVAMAQTLVVITAGIDLSVGMIFLLTNCLASWLVVGTPTQTALGVIAVLAVGLLCGAINGAIVIYGRLQPIVATIATGAVYYGIGLLLRPFPGGSVNEDFADALTGRVFDVVPASLVVLLAVVLVVWVPFSRSVLGRAAYAAGSSETAAYMSGVPIRRGKFAAYTLAGLLAAIGGLFLTFFTYTGEAAYASGNSYTLFSIAAVVLGGVSLFGGKGSAIGAIFGALAFRTIGDLLFVFDFDPLWQPLFQGVILLIAVSLGAFALFRVRNRLEWFL from the coding sequence GTGAAGGATTGGCGCTACTGGCTAGCCGAACAGCGCGGAACGCTGCTGGCGCTCGGCATCTTCATCGTCATGTTCATCATCTACACCTCGAACCATCCGGCGGGTTTTACCGCCAACGTCGTGCAGACGGCGGCCAACAAGGGCGTGCTGCTTGCCTTCGTCGCCATGGCGCAGACGCTGGTGGTGATCACCGCCGGCATCGACCTGTCCGTCGGCATGATTTTTTTGCTCACCAACTGCCTGGCCTCCTGGCTGGTGGTGGGCACGCCAACGCAGACGGCGCTGGGCGTCATCGCCGTGCTGGCGGTCGGCCTCCTGTGCGGGGCGATCAACGGCGCCATCGTCATCTATGGGCGGCTGCAACCGATCGTCGCCACCATAGCCACCGGTGCCGTCTATTACGGCATCGGGCTGCTGTTGCGGCCGTTTCCCGGCGGTTCGGTCAATGAGGATTTTGCTGATGCGCTGACCGGCCGCGTGTTCGACGTGGTGCCGGCGAGCCTCGTCGTGCTGTTGGCCGTCGTGCTGGTGGTGTGGGTGCCGTTCAGCCGCTCGGTGCTCGGTCGCGCCGCCTACGCCGCCGGGTCGTCGGAGACGGCTGCCTATATGTCGGGCGTGCCGATCCGCCGGGGCAAGTTCGCCGCCTATACGCTGGCCGGGCTGCTGGCCGCCATCGGCGGGCTGTTCCTGACCTTCTTCACCTATACGGGGGAGGCGGCCTATGCGAGCGGCAACTCCTACACGCTGTTTTCCATCGCCGCCGTGGTGCTCGGCGGCGTCTCGCTGTTTGGCGGCAAGGGCAGCGCCATCGGCGCGATCTTCGGCGCGCTTGCCTTCCGCACCATCGGCGACCTGCTTTTCGTTTTCGATTTCGATCCGCTCTGGCAGCCGCTGTTCCAGGGCGTTATCCTGCTGATCGCCGTCAGCCTCGGTGCCTTCGCGCTGTTTCGGGTCCGCAACCGGCTGGAGTGGTTCCTGTGA
- a CDS encoding RrF2 family transcriptional regulator, with the protein MLTKKGKYGLKALVHLSGLPVGQLAFVNDIAVANNIPKKFLDAILGELRNAGFVQSRKGKEGGYRLARPAAEIKIGHVVRVLDGPLAPIPCASRTQYQRCEDCDEATCQVRHMMLEVRQAIAEVLDNRSLAAMRDADNDDFPVELTSQI; encoded by the coding sequence ATGCTGACAAAAAAAGGCAAATACGGCCTCAAGGCCCTCGTGCATCTGTCCGGCCTGCCGGTTGGCCAATTGGCCTTCGTCAACGACATCGCGGTGGCCAACAATATCCCGAAGAAATTCCTCGATGCCATCCTGGGCGAGTTGCGCAATGCCGGCTTCGTCCAGAGCCGCAAGGGCAAGGAAGGCGGCTATCGCCTCGCCCGTCCAGCTGCCGAGATCAAGATCGGCCATGTCGTTAGGGTGCTCGACGGGCCGCTGGCGCCGATTCCCTGCGCCAGCCGCACGCAGTACCAGCGCTGCGAGGACTGCGACGAGGCAACCTGCCAGGTCCGGCACATGATGCTGGAAGTGAGGCAGGCGATCGCCGAAGTGCTCGACAATCGCAGCCTTGCCGCCATGCGCGATGCCGACAATGACGATTTCCCGGTCGAACTGACCTCGCAGATATAG
- a CDS encoding gluconokinase, whose product MGEDTAQSPAGAFGSPPAIVVMGVAGCGKSIVGKGLAATLGATFIEGDRLHPPENVARMASGEPLTDTLRAGWLDAIGQQVAASVSSGLSVVATCSALKRGYRDRLRGFCRGIVFLYLEIDPATARRRVANRRGHFMPASLVDSQFAILEAPEADEAALTLDAKRPVADIVAEAAGLLRKP is encoded by the coding sequence GTGGGCGAAGACACAGCACAGTCGCCCGCGGGTGCTTTCGGTTCGCCACCGGCCATCGTGGTGATGGGCGTCGCGGGTTGCGGCAAGTCGATCGTCGGCAAGGGACTGGCCGCCACGCTCGGCGCCACCTTCATCGAGGGCGACAGGCTGCATCCACCCGAAAACGTCGCGCGCATGGCCAGCGGCGAGCCGCTCACCGACACGTTGCGCGCGGGCTGGCTCGACGCCATCGGCCAGCAGGTCGCGGCATCCGTGAGCAGCGGACTGAGCGTGGTGGCAACCTGCTCGGCGTTGAAGCGCGGCTATCGCGACCGCCTGCGCGGCTTTTGCCGCGGCATTGTTTTCCTCTATCTGGAGATCGACCCCGCCACGGCGCGGCGGCGCGTGGCCAACCGCAGGGGGCACTTCATGCCGGCAAGCCTTGTCGACAGCCAGTTTGCCATTCTCGAAGCACCGGAAGCGGATGAGGCGGCATTGACGCTCGATGCGAAGCGCCCGGTCGCCGACATCGTCGCCGAGGCTGCCGGCCTATTGCGAAAGCCGTAA
- a CDS encoding sulfate/molybdate ABC transporter ATP-binding protein has translation MEVRVANVRKEFERFPALHDVSLDIKSGELIALLGPSGSGKTTLLRLIAGLERPTRGKIFFGDEDASQKSIQERNVGFVFQHYALFRHMTVADNIGFGLKVRHGSTRPPAAEIRRRASELLDLVQLSGLEKRYPAQLSGGQRQRVALARAMAIEPKVLLLDEPFGALDAQVRRELRRWLREIHDATGHTTVFVTHDQEEALELADRVVVMSQGRIEQVGTADDIYDTPNSPFVYGFIGESSSLPVKVENGEIWLADRPIGLFAPHEPSGDATLFFRPHDVELMDGCSGCIAGTVAASRRVAGTRRVELEIGGDRQRVEIELPVNHPAAQKSRVAFRPGRWKLFPAT, from the coding sequence ATGGAAGTTCGCGTTGCCAACGTGCGCAAGGAGTTTGAGCGGTTTCCCGCGCTCCACGACGTGTCGCTCGACATCAAGTCGGGCGAGTTGATCGCCTTGCTGGGGCCATCCGGTTCCGGCAAGACGACGCTGCTCAGGCTGATTGCCGGGCTGGAGCGGCCGACGCGCGGCAAGATCTTCTTCGGCGACGAGGACGCCTCGCAGAAGTCGATCCAGGAGCGCAATGTCGGTTTCGTTTTCCAGCACTACGCGCTGTTCCGGCACATGACCGTCGCCGACAATATCGGTTTCGGCCTGAAGGTCCGCCACGGATCGACGCGTCCGCCGGCTGCGGAAATCCGCCGCCGTGCCTCGGAGCTTCTCGACCTCGTCCAGCTTTCGGGCCTCGAAAAGCGCTATCCGGCGCAGCTTTCCGGCGGCCAGCGCCAGCGCGTGGCGCTGGCACGCGCCATGGCCATCGAACCCAAGGTGCTGCTGCTCGACGAACCGTTCGGCGCGCTCGATGCGCAGGTGCGCCGGGAATTGCGCCGCTGGCTGCGCGAGATCCACGACGCCACCGGCCACACCACCGTCTTCGTCACGCACGACCAGGAAGAGGCACTGGAGCTTGCCGACCGCGTCGTGGTGATGAGCCAGGGCCGGATCGAGCAGGTCGGCACCGCCGACGACATCTACGACACCCCGAACTCGCCCTTCGTCTACGGCTTCATCGGGGAATCGAGCTCGCTTCCCGTCAAGGTCGAGAACGGCGAAATCTGGCTTGCCGACCGTCCGATCGGGCTTTTCGCGCCGCACGAACCCTCGGGCGATGCGACGCTGTTCTTCCGCCCGCACGATGTCGAACTGATGGACGGCTGCAGCGGCTGCATCGCCGGCACGGTCGCCGCCAGCCGTCGCGTCGCAGGCACAAGGCGCGTCGAACTCGAAATCGGCGGCGACCGCCAGCGCGTCGAGATCGAACTGCCGGTCAACCATCCGGCGGCACAGAAGAGCCGCGTGGCGTTCCGGCCCGGTCGTTGGAAGCTGTTTCCGGCCACCTGA
- a CDS encoding ABC transporter permease → MSETTLGGIAGHMPKFLRRADPAVLTAFACIVLLLFLGSLYSRSFLSPEYLLQQLKVASFLGVIATGMMLVILLGQIDLSVPWAVAAGAMMACAAAAYGPVGVALAIPFGIFCGVLIGVVNGIGVAYLRIPSMIITLATNAVAQGLMVVYTGGFSPQDSATTAMRYLATGFTIPGVPNAVIIWAVIGAATVFVLSRTSFGRTVYGIGNRERAAYLSGIDTRRVVMIAFAVSGGLSAFGGVLLAGYASKAAQSMGDTYLLPSIAAVVLGGTSILGGRGSYLGTVAGVILITLLQSILSVMQMPEAGRQIIYGVVIVAMLLLYGRAPASR, encoded by the coding sequence GTGAGCGAGACGACATTGGGCGGCATCGCCGGACATATGCCAAAATTTTTGCGCCGCGCCGATCCGGCGGTGCTGACCGCCTTTGCCTGCATCGTGCTGCTGCTGTTCCTGGGCAGTCTCTATTCGCGCAGCTTCCTGTCGCCTGAATATCTGCTGCAGCAGCTCAAGGTGGCATCGTTCCTGGGGGTCATCGCCACCGGCATGATGCTGGTCATCCTGCTCGGCCAGATCGACCTGTCGGTGCCGTGGGCGGTGGCTGCGGGCGCGATGATGGCCTGCGCGGCGGCGGCATATGGTCCGGTCGGGGTGGCGCTGGCCATTCCCTTCGGCATTTTCTGCGGTGTCTTGATCGGCGTCGTCAACGGCATCGGCGTCGCCTATCTGCGGATACCCTCGATGATCATCACGCTGGCCACCAACGCGGTCGCGCAGGGGCTGATGGTCGTCTATACGGGCGGCTTCTCGCCACAGGATTCGGCCACAACAGCCATGCGCTACCTTGCGACAGGTTTTACCATTCCCGGCGTCCCCAATGCCGTCATCATCTGGGCTGTCATCGGCGCAGCAACCGTGTTCGTGCTCTCGCGAACCAGCTTCGGCCGCACCGTCTACGGCATCGGCAATCGTGAGCGCGCGGCCTATCTGTCAGGCATCGATACGCGCCGCGTGGTGATGATCGCGTTTGCCGTGTCCGGCGGGCTCTCGGCCTTCGGTGGCGTGCTTCTGGCCGGTTATGCCTCCAAGGCGGCACAGTCGATGGGGGATACCTACCTTTTGCCGTCGATCGCGGCGGTGGTGCTCGGCGGTACCTCGATCCTTGGCGGGCGCGGCTCCTATCTCGGCACGGTGGCCGGCGTCATCCTGATCACGCTCCTGCAATCCATCCTGTCGGTCATGCAGATGCCGGAGGCGGGGCGGCAGATCATCTATGGCGTGGTCATCGTCGCCATGCTCCTGCTCTACGGCCGCGCGCCGGCAAGCCGCTGA
- the cysT gene encoding sulfate ABC transporter permease subunit CysT, which produces MTTAPAQAGWRFRQPSVIPGFGLTLGFSLAYLTLIILIPLSGLIWRSAALGWPEFWAIATDRRTLNALRISFGTAFIAALVNVVFGTLVAWVLVRYRFPGRRVVDAMVDLPFALPTAVAGIALTTLYAPNGWIGHLLAPLGIKVAYTPLGIVIALVFIGLPFVVRTVQPIMEEIDKEVEEAAATLGASRFQIITRILFPGLAPAIITGFSLAFARGVGEYGSVIFIAGNLPYKSEIAPLLIVIRLEEYNYPAATAIAAIMLALSFVMLLVVNLAQTWSRKRYG; this is translated from the coding sequence ATGACCACAGCACCCGCGCAGGCGGGGTGGCGGTTCAGACAGCCGAGTGTCATTCCGGGTTTCGGATTGACGCTCGGCTTCTCGCTTGCCTACCTCACCCTCATCATCCTCATTCCACTGTCCGGGCTGATCTGGCGCTCGGCCGCCCTTGGCTGGCCTGAATTCTGGGCGATCGCAACCGACCGCCGCACCCTCAATGCGCTGCGCATCAGCTTCGGCACCGCCTTCATCGCCGCCCTGGTCAACGTCGTCTTTGGCACACTTGTCGCCTGGGTGCTGGTGCGTTACCGCTTTCCCGGCCGCCGCGTCGTCGATGCCATGGTCGACCTGCCCTTCGCCCTGCCGACGGCGGTGGCGGGCATCGCACTGACCACGCTCTACGCGCCAAACGGCTGGATCGGCCACCTTCTGGCGCCACTCGGCATCAAGGTCGCCTACACACCGCTCGGCATCGTCATCGCGCTGGTGTTCATTGGCCTTCCCTTCGTCGTGCGCACCGTGCAGCCGATCATGGAGGAGATCGACAAGGAGGTGGAGGAAGCCGCGGCAACGCTTGGCGCCAGCCGCTTCCAGATCATCACCCGCATCCTGTTTCCAGGCCTAGCGCCGGCCATCATCACCGGCTTTTCGCTCGCCTTCGCGCGCGGCGTCGGCGAATACGGATCGGTCATCTTCATCGCCGGCAATCTGCCTTACAAATCGGAGATCGCGCCGCTTCTGATCGTCATCCGGCTGGAAGAATACAATTATCCGGCGGCGACCGCGATCGCAGCGATCATGCTGGCTCTGTCGTTCGTGATGCTGCTCGTCGTCAATCTGGCACAGACATGGAGCCGCAAGCGCTATGGCTGA